The genomic window GAATTCTGAagttttaagaaaatatattataatagatatatcttataatataaatatataatagccCACATTGGGGCCTTTGAATATTTTCTCTGACAATGGGGGTCATGGAGTAAAAaaggtttgagaaccactggcctaTATATCTCATATGCAATATTCCAAGCCTTCTAAACCCACGCAATAGCTTTGTGTGGGGCACAGACCCAAATTTAAGTAACAATTTCCCCTCTGTCATAGCTCCCAAAGCTCAAAAGCATCACTCACAGGTTTATGGCACTGCCATGTGGTATTTCACATGCCATGACATAACTCACCTTTTGTACAACAATATCTTATTCAAAAAGCAGACAACTAACCCTTCCACAACTGTGCCAATCTTGCACAGCCTTGCATGTTTGTCAGCATCAAGTGTGCATTACTTTTCGACTTCATTAATCTCTTTGTGTGTGCTTTAATCCATTTACCATAAATGTCTATTTTGTACTTTTCATGCAGCCATGCtccaaatacaaaaataaaaaacaaatcagtaAAACatgctgcaaaataaaaaataaaaaaactagttATTgctaaaaataaactatttattgactgcattagtttttgttttttttcaaaggttaaaaaaaaaaaaaaaccagcagAATCGTCAACTTTTCCAGGAGCCGTCACAGCAATACTGTCCGCTAGATGGCAGTAATGCACAGAAATTGCGAACCGCCGTAAATGATCACAACAAGAAGAAGAACGAGACTCCTCTCCGAGCAACTTCAGTAGTTATTTTTTCAACTTCTGGAAATGGCGGAGAAGAAAATAGCTGGTATGTGTTCATGTAAACTTTCAAATTAAATGACGGATCATTTAGAATGGAGCCTAAAACCCGAAACATATGATATATGTTTCAAATTCCGTTCGTTCTCAATGTAACAATTTTCTGAGCATGTATAGCTGTGCATCACGGAGTTAGACCAGTTCGGATCTCTGGTGttcatgtgcagtttatacagtgattATTTATTCTTCTTAGTTCATAACATGATGATTTATCCTTCTAGTTCGCTCGCAGGATCCGAACCAGCGGCGCGTGCTGGACGGCGCCACGCGTCAGCGCCGTTTGACCCGCCAGCTCGAGGCGCTTGAGAAAGACAACTTCCAAGACGACCCTCACGCGAGTCTTCCGCAGCTTGTCAAGCGACTGCCGCAGTTCGACGAAAGCATCGAATCCGGTAAAGAATTGAGTCGGTGTTATGCATCAAGCCCATCCAGTTGCACATGAACTATTCAGATACTACTAAATGTGTCTGACTCTGTGGCTCTGACGGATGTATTCTCTTTGTTCTCTCCTGATGGGTGTTTATTTAAAGGCAAGCGGAGGAAGAAGACAAGGGGTGATCATTTTAAACAGCGGTTCCGCAAAAACTTCCAGACTCTTCTGGAGGAGGAGGTAAGGTATCTGACACTCATATACTACTGTAGTGATGTGAGCTGAGTTCAAGCGACAGCATGCAAGACAAAACTCTTAATAACAGGCTACAGGAGTGTCTAGATAGAAAGAGAAATAGTTATTCTAAGTAATAAGTCCTGACTCAAGGGtatggttcactcaaaaatgaaaaatctcatcatttactcaccctcatgccatcccagatgtgtatgacttctgctgaacacaaataaagatttttaaaagaatatctccgctctgtaggtccatacaattcaaatgtatggtgatcaggcctttgaagatccaaaaataacaaaggcaGCACAAACGTGATCCATATGACTGCAGCCTCGTTAGGCTGGATATCTCTGCTGCCATGTCATCAAGCACCGATGAAGGCCGTCTCAATTGTGAGCACCCTTGGAAGGCATCCTCGTTTTGCAGCCTTTCTTTGCCATATTCTGGAGGATGAATCGGGTGTATCCTTCATGGCTGTCAATTACCCACAATATTTTGCACATGTCccatattattttaaaaacaaaaagggtgGAAAATTAGTCACGGAAACCTTTTTGATGCAACTTTTTTCTCCcaagtttttatttgcatttgcagcaatgaaaatatgcagaaaaattaaaaattcaagtagtttagacaatacaacaaattagaagatacaaagcacaaaaaaaataataaaagggcAATTACACTAATTTGAaaagctttaaaagttttatagATTGTACAAGTCTATGGTTCTGTTTTTTCATATTTGAAAGggtttaaatataaattttaagaTCAGTGTTGCACAATGTATTATATAAAGGCTTTTTTTGAGTGACTAGctttgtgaataaaacattttgctaaaATAATAAAGGGATTATGGACATATTTCTCATTTTCTTAAGAATATgggttttctaaacaaagtaaaatatcacaTGGCTCTAAGCTTATGGTTCACCATGCACACTTACTAGATTGTCTCATTCTAGCGCTGAATGCTGAGAGGTCTAGCCTAAAGCCTCCAGAGTACTTGTCTAGGATGGACCCAGCCTTACTTGGCTGCAGCCCTCTGTTTGAGAAGCACcctaaaagtggagattgatagggggggcttcaatattgatctgtttcttaccaacacctatcatatcacttcagaagatatttatttaaccactggattacttctatgatgtctttatgtccttttggagcttaacatttttgagtaaatgctgaaagaatttagatttttgggtgagctattcctttaagggtctGTCACCCTACACTTTGAATATGCCAAAAAAATTGGACAACACAatggaccaggatatgatgtcacacggGAGGGCTTCTGGTTTTAGCAAATAACATTTCCCaaataacaaatattatattCTTAATGATAGAAAATACCATCTACTCCCTttccaacaacaataaaaacatgtagctttgaaatatgtattcttttCAATTAAGGCAAGAGATCAGTGTGTGATGTTTTGATCTCGCCATCCAGATTTGCAGTTCAGAGTTCATCAAACTTGAACTTTTCTATGCAGTGTTGTATGAAAATTCTTCCATGAGCTGTCTTTTTCAAGAAGGTACAGCTGAAGGCTGGTTATCTCCTGGTTATCTTT from Xyrauchen texanus isolate HMW12.3.18 chromosome 3, RBS_HiC_50CHRs, whole genome shotgun sequence includes these protein-coding regions:
- the LOC127626607 gene encoding zinc finger HIT domain-containing protein 1-like isoform X1 codes for the protein MAEKKIAVRSQDPNQRRVLDGATRQRRLTRQLEALEKDNFQDDPHASLPQLVKRLPQFDESIESGKRRKKTRGDHFKQRFRKNFQTLLEEEDLSVSEGPNYLTACAEPSKFPQRNFCAVCGFPSNYTCVSCGARYCCVRCLGTHHETRCLKWTV
- the LOC127626607 gene encoding zinc finger HIT domain-containing protein 1-like isoform X2, producing MAEKKIAVRSQDPNQRRVLDGATRQRRLTRQLEALEKDNFQDDPHASLPQLVKRLPQFDESIESGKRRKKTRGDHFKQRFRKNFQTLLEEEDLSVSEGPNYLTACAEPSKFPQRNFCAVCGFPSNYTCVSCGARYCCVRCLGTHHETRCLKWTV